In Tessaracoccus flavus, the following are encoded in one genomic region:
- a CDS encoding sugar transferase — MSPEPGRRRYDALKRAIDVAAAAAGLVVTAPLQLALAAVVLKVHGRPVLFRQQRPGKDGVIFELAKFRSMRHPDAEHQTDEERLTGLGRFLRATSLDELPSLWNVLKGDMSLVGPRPLLVEYLPRYTPEQARRHEVRPGITGLAQVSGRNGVAWEDKFALDVQYVDNRSLALDLSILLRTLTAVVKREGISADGHATVSVFQGTAAGEGRDD; from the coding sequence GTGTCGCCTGAGCCGGGACGACGCAGGTACGACGCGCTCAAGCGCGCCATCGACGTCGCCGCCGCGGCGGCCGGCCTCGTGGTGACCGCGCCCCTCCAACTCGCCCTGGCCGCAGTGGTGCTGAAGGTCCACGGCCGCCCCGTCCTGTTCCGCCAGCAGCGGCCCGGCAAGGACGGCGTCATCTTCGAGCTGGCGAAGTTCCGCTCCATGCGGCACCCCGACGCTGAGCACCAGACGGACGAGGAGCGCCTGACCGGCCTCGGCCGTTTCCTGCGGGCCACCAGCCTCGACGAGCTGCCGAGCCTGTGGAACGTGCTGAAGGGCGACATGAGCCTGGTGGGCCCCCGCCCCCTCCTCGTCGAGTACCTGCCCCGCTACACCCCCGAGCAGGCCCGGCGCCACGAGGTGCGCCCCGGCATCACCGGCCTGGCCCAGGTGAGCGGCCGAAACGGCGTCGCGTGGGAGGACAAGTTCGCGCTCGACGTCCAGTACGTCGACAACCGCAGCCTCGCGCTCGACCTCAGCATCCTGCTCAGGACGCTCACGGCGGTCGTGAAGAGGGAGGGCATCTCCGCCGACGGCCACGCCACAGTCAGCGTCTTCCAGGGCACCGCTGCGGGGGAGGGCCGCGATGACTGA
- a CDS encoding M23 family metallopeptidase has protein sequence MLRRLWGIGMVTLLLTALGVVVAPPARAAELPGFPMALPIGWGEVVQAGGTHPHATSVRSSVDLGASGGRSIDVVAAADGIVTVSGAGSWSRCQVVIQHDDGWQTRYYHLKSIPSGLQSGQLVKAGTKLGMTAMPGSETCGRGNFRHVHFTLQRNGVEMPIDGLSLGGYTVRSSGSSYCGYWTRNSDGAIVADARRSCYAVPSVSNTLLHPADLDRDASISRGDERPAISATDTIDPALVYTTEGVHSVGGRAWRTACEPYSQTERCRTEIWANTVVQRYGTNVLQEGWAFNNLTYVESPRSLWADNPLGNNDEWTSDDGRKWRTECDTPATGRNGCRSYTYATIVSATTTSRGTTFERVTDWTFNNIVRFS, from the coding sequence GTGCTGAGAAGGCTCTGGGGAATCGGGATGGTGACCCTTCTGTTGACCGCGTTGGGGGTCGTCGTCGCCCCTCCCGCCAGGGCCGCTGAACTCCCGGGGTTTCCCATGGCGCTCCCGATCGGGTGGGGCGAGGTGGTCCAGGCGGGCGGCACTCACCCGCACGCCACGAGTGTGCGGAGCTCGGTCGACCTCGGCGCCTCGGGGGGACGGTCCATCGACGTCGTGGCCGCGGCCGACGGCATCGTCACGGTGAGCGGCGCGGGCAGCTGGAGCCGTTGCCAGGTGGTCATCCAGCACGACGACGGCTGGCAGACCCGCTACTACCACCTGAAATCCATCCCGTCGGGACTCCAGAGCGGCCAGCTGGTCAAGGCCGGCACGAAGCTCGGGATGACCGCGATGCCCGGCTCGGAGACCTGCGGGCGGGGCAATTTCCGCCACGTCCACTTCACCCTGCAACGCAACGGTGTGGAGATGCCCATCGACGGCCTCTCCCTCGGCGGCTACACGGTCCGCAGCTCGGGTAGCTCGTACTGCGGCTACTGGACGCGCAACTCCGACGGCGCGATCGTCGCCGACGCGCGGCGCTCCTGCTACGCCGTGCCGTCGGTGAGCAACACCCTGCTCCACCCCGCCGACCTCGATCGCGATGCGAGCATCTCCCGCGGCGACGAGCGCCCCGCGATCTCCGCCACCGACACCATCGACCCGGCGCTGGTCTACACCACCGAAGGCGTGCACTCGGTGGGCGGCCGCGCCTGGCGCACAGCGTGCGAGCCCTACTCGCAGACCGAGCGCTGCCGCACCGAGATCTGGGCCAACACCGTCGTCCAGCGGTACGGCACCAACGTGCTCCAGGAGGGGTGGGCGTTCAACAACCTCACGTACGTGGAGTCGCCCCGCTCGCTGTGGGCGGACAACCCGCTAGGGAACAACGACGAGTGGACCTCCGACGACGGCCGCAAGTGGAGGACGGAGTGCGACACCCCCGCCACGGGACGCAACGGCTGCCGCTCCTACACCTACGCCACCATCGTCTCGGCGACGACGACGTCGAGGGGCACGACGTTCGAGCGCGTCACCGACTGGACGTTCAACAACATCGTCCGCTTCTCCTGA
- a CDS encoding glycosyltransferase family 4 protein has translation MGVRPVPGRKRLVVGVTVGMSADLLLRGQLAWFRERGWDVTLISTPDDQAQRAATREGVELLGIPMARGISPLSDLTGLVAWVRALRRLRPDAVNVGTPKAALLGSIAAWLTRVPRRLYTVRGLRLEGSSGPLSRVLWLMEWVTMRAATDVLFVSASLAEEAVRRRLPIAGKKRLIGQGSSNGVDAAAVQTRVSQVDRDALRAELGLSDEDFVVGFVGRINPDKGTDVIARASRSAELDPRVKFLMIGSLESPELRAGLASPDSRLRHVEWTDDVWGHLAAMDALCLPTLREGFPNVVLEAAAAGLPVVTTTATGAVDSVVDGETGFLIPVGDDAALVARLNTLADQPDLAASMGAAGRQRVLEHFGQEQIWRGIEHILTGHTTHDTKGVIT, from the coding sequence ATGGGCGTGAGGCCCGTCCCCGGACGCAAACGGCTGGTCGTGGGGGTCACCGTCGGCATGAGCGCCGACCTGCTGCTGCGCGGCCAGCTCGCGTGGTTCCGGGAGCGGGGCTGGGACGTCACCCTCATCTCCACCCCCGACGACCAGGCCCAGCGCGCCGCGACCCGCGAGGGGGTCGAGCTGCTGGGCATCCCCATGGCCCGCGGCATCTCCCCCCTCAGCGACCTGACGGGGCTCGTGGCCTGGGTCAGGGCGCTTCGCCGGCTCCGGCCGGATGCGGTCAACGTCGGCACCCCCAAGGCGGCACTGCTCGGCAGCATCGCGGCGTGGCTCACGCGGGTCCCGAGGCGGCTCTACACCGTCCGCGGTCTGCGGCTCGAGGGCTCCAGCGGGCCGCTCAGCCGGGTGCTGTGGCTGATGGAGTGGGTCACCATGCGCGCGGCCACCGATGTGCTGTTCGTCAGCGCCTCGCTCGCCGAGGAGGCGGTGCGCCGTCGGCTCCCCATCGCGGGCAAGAAGCGTCTGATCGGGCAGGGCAGCAGCAACGGTGTCGACGCCGCGGCCGTCCAGACGCGGGTCAGCCAGGTGGACCGCGACGCCCTGCGCGCCGAGCTGGGGCTCAGCGACGAGGATTTCGTCGTCGGCTTCGTGGGCCGCATCAACCCGGACAAGGGCACCGACGTCATCGCGCGGGCCTCCCGCAGCGCCGAGCTGGATCCGCGGGTGAAGTTCCTGATGATCGGCTCCCTGGAGTCGCCGGAACTTCGTGCTGGCCTGGCGTCGCCCGACAGCCGGCTCCGGCACGTGGAGTGGACCGACGACGTCTGGGGCCACCTCGCCGCGATGGACGCGCTGTGCCTGCCCACGCTGCGTGAGGGATTCCCCAACGTGGTGCTGGAGGCCGCCGCCGCCGGTTTGCCGGTGGTGACCACGACGGCCACCGGCGCGGTGGACTCCGTCGTCGACGGGGAGACGGGGTTCCTGATCCCCGTTGGCGACGACGCCGCGCTCGTGGCTAGGCTGAACACGCTGGCGGACCAGCCGGACCTCGCCGCCTCGATGGGCGCCGCCGGGCGCCAGAGGGTGCTGGAGCACTTCGGCCAGGAACAGATCTGGCGGGGCATCGAGCACATCCTCACCGGCCACACGACTCACGACACGAAGGGTGTTATCACGTGA
- a CDS encoding NAD-dependent epimerase/dehydratase family protein encodes MKVLVTGGAGFIGSNLARAMLAAGSFEEVRVLDDLSTGYAENLTGLDVAFTEGSILDMAALERVADGVDSIVHLAAIPSVPRSVANPRASHDANATGTLNVLEAARATGVEQVIVASSSSVYGSNPTLPKNEDDWTRPLSPYAVSKLATEGYAIAYQASYGLKTLPFRFFNVYGPGQAAGHAYAAVVPKFIDAALSGQALEIHGDGRQSRDFTFVADVCRVIMSAVSRRLSHPGPVNLAFNTNTTLLELISELEAQLGETVAKEFTDPRVGDVRASQADSLLLRELFPDVTPLPLADGLSATLAWYRGRIGLDTGAS; translated from the coding sequence GTGAAGGTTCTCGTCACCGGAGGCGCCGGATTCATCGGCTCCAACCTGGCCCGCGCCATGCTGGCCGCGGGCAGCTTCGAGGAGGTGCGGGTCCTCGACGACCTGTCCACCGGCTACGCGGAGAACCTCACGGGACTGGACGTCGCCTTCACCGAGGGCAGCATCCTGGACATGGCCGCGCTCGAGCGGGTGGCGGACGGGGTGGACTCCATCGTCCACCTCGCGGCCATCCCGAGCGTGCCGCGCTCCGTGGCCAACCCCCGCGCCTCGCACGACGCCAACGCCACCGGCACGCTCAACGTGCTGGAGGCGGCCCGCGCCACGGGGGTGGAGCAGGTGATCGTGGCGTCGTCGAGCTCCGTCTACGGCTCCAACCCGACGCTGCCGAAGAACGAGGACGACTGGACCCGGCCGCTCAGCCCCTACGCCGTCTCCAAGCTGGCCACGGAGGGCTACGCGATCGCCTACCAGGCCTCGTATGGCCTGAAGACGCTGCCGTTCCGCTTCTTCAACGTCTACGGCCCAGGCCAGGCCGCCGGGCACGCGTACGCCGCCGTCGTGCCGAAGTTCATCGACGCCGCCCTGTCCGGCCAGGCGCTCGAGATCCACGGCGACGGCCGGCAGTCGCGGGACTTCACGTTCGTGGCGGACGTCTGCCGCGTGATCATGTCCGCCGTGAGCCGCCGGCTCTCGCACCCCGGCCCGGTGAACCTCGCCTTCAACACCAACACGACGCTGCTCGAGTTGATCTCGGAGCTCGAGGCGCAGCTGGGGGAGACCGTGGCGAAGGAGTTCACGGATCCCCGCGTCGGCGACGTCAGGGCGTCGCAGGCCGATTCGCTGCTCCTTCGCGAGCTGTTCCCCGACGTGACGCCGCTGCCGCTCGCCGACGGGCTGAGCGCAACTCTGGCGTGGTACCGCGGGCGGATAGGTCTTGATACAGGTGCAAGTTAG
- a CDS encoding acetyltransferase gives MTERVVVVGASGFGREALDVLEAMQAAGAALEIVGVVDDQPSPLNLHRLSQRQIEYLGTIDDWLARDADEAYLLGIGSPPVRRMLVEKLDARSRRAFTAIHPNASVGSRADIAEGVVICAGAVVSTNVRLERHVHVNPNATIGHDSTLGEFSSLNPGGVVSGEVGIEPGVLIGATATVLQQLTVGADTTVGAGALVTKNVPSGVVVKGVPGTWA, from the coding sequence ATGACTGAGCGCGTCGTCGTCGTTGGTGCCTCCGGCTTCGGGCGGGAGGCCCTGGACGTGCTGGAGGCGATGCAGGCGGCCGGCGCGGCGCTCGAGATCGTCGGCGTCGTCGACGACCAGCCCTCGCCGCTCAACCTCCACCGGCTGAGCCAGCGGCAGATCGAGTACCTCGGCACCATCGACGACTGGCTGGCTCGGGATGCCGACGAGGCGTACCTCCTGGGGATCGGGTCGCCGCCCGTGCGGCGGATGCTGGTGGAGAAGCTCGACGCCCGCTCCCGGCGCGCCTTCACCGCGATCCACCCCAACGCCTCGGTCGGCAGCCGGGCGGACATCGCCGAGGGCGTCGTCATCTGCGCCGGCGCCGTCGTCTCCACCAACGTGCGCCTCGAGCGCCACGTCCACGTCAACCCCAACGCCACGATCGGCCACGACAGCACGCTGGGGGAGTTCTCCTCCCTCAACCCGGGCGGCGTCGTCTCGGGCGAGGTGGGCATCGAACCCGGCGTGCTGATCGGCGCGACAGCCACCGTGCTCCAGCAGCTCACCGTGGGCGCCGACACGACGGTGGGCGCCGGCGCGCTGGTGACCAAGAACGTGCCGAGCGGCGTCGTCGTCAAAGGGGTGCCCGGCACATGGGCGTGA
- a CDS encoding DegT/DnrJ/EryC1/StrS family aminotransferase, translated as MTGKLFLSSPDVTQLEEDAVVRAVRSGWIAPLGPEVDAFEAELAEYTGRRFAVALSSGTAALHLGLLTLGVGTGDVVVTSSLTFAATANAVVYTGAEPVFVDCDHTGNMNPDLLEEAMTTLAAEGRSVKAVVPVDMIGKVADHARIGEIAARHGAIVLSDAAESMGATRDGRSAAAFGVASALSFNGNKIMTTSGGGALLTDDEAIAKHVRYLATQARQPVVHYEHTDIGYNYRLSNVLAALGRAQLSRLDAMIERRREIRGRYRDLFADVPGVTLFGEPDAPSEGTRDNCWLTAITVDPEISGFTANDLWEALAQGNIESRPLWKPMHAQPVFADARSFTDGTSDELFRTGLTLPSGSVLTDDDLDRVTGAVVSFLEQRRVA; from the coding sequence GTGACCGGCAAGCTGTTCCTCTCCTCACCGGATGTCACCCAACTCGAAGAAGACGCCGTCGTCCGCGCCGTGCGGTCCGGCTGGATCGCGCCGCTCGGCCCCGAGGTCGACGCGTTCGAGGCCGAGCTGGCCGAGTACACCGGCCGTAGGTTCGCCGTCGCCCTGTCCTCCGGCACCGCCGCCCTGCACCTCGGGCTCCTGACGCTCGGCGTCGGCACCGGCGACGTCGTCGTCACGTCCTCGCTCACCTTCGCCGCCACCGCCAACGCCGTCGTCTACACCGGCGCCGAGCCGGTGTTCGTCGACTGCGACCACACCGGCAACATGAACCCGGACCTGCTCGAGGAGGCGATGACGACCCTCGCCGCCGAGGGCCGAAGCGTCAAGGCCGTCGTGCCGGTGGACATGATCGGCAAGGTGGCCGACCACGCCCGGATCGGCGAGATCGCCGCGCGCCACGGGGCCATCGTCCTGTCGGACGCGGCCGAATCCATGGGGGCCACGCGGGACGGCCGCTCGGCGGCGGCGTTCGGCGTCGCCTCCGCCCTGTCGTTCAACGGCAACAAGATCATGACCACCTCCGGCGGCGGCGCGCTCCTGACCGACGACGAGGCCATCGCCAAGCACGTGCGCTACCTCGCCACCCAAGCCCGCCAGCCGGTGGTGCACTACGAGCACACCGACATCGGCTACAACTACCGCCTCTCCAACGTCCTGGCGGCGCTGGGCCGCGCGCAGCTGTCGCGCCTCGACGCCATGATCGAGCGGCGCCGCGAGATCCGCGGCCGCTACCGCGACCTCTTCGCCGACGTCCCCGGGGTCACGCTCTTCGGCGAGCCGGACGCGCCGTCCGAGGGCACCCGCGACAACTGCTGGCTGACCGCGATCACCGTCGACCCGGAGATCAGCGGCTTCACCGCCAACGATCTCTGGGAGGCACTGGCGCAGGGCAACATCGAGTCGCGCCCCCTGTGGAAGCCGATGCACGCCCAGCCGGTGTTCGCCGACGCCCGCAGCTTCACCGACGGCACGTCCGACGAGCTCTTCCGCACCGGCCTGACGCTGCCCAGCGGCTCGGTGCTGACCGACGATGACCTCGACCGCGTCACCGGTGCGGTGGTCTCGTTCCTGGAGCAGCGGCGTGTCGCCTGA
- a CDS encoding rhomboid family intramembrane serine protease — translation MDDARACYRHPNQPTRITCQRCDRPICPQCMVPGSVGFQCPDCVSEGLKQTRQRSLPYGGTRVDNPKATSVVLIGMSVAVFLAVLATGGTWGTVFNWFSLTPLGRCEAGDAWLDLPAAASCAANGGTWVPGVASGAPWQLITSAFTHSQFLHIGFNMLIIYLLGPQIEQILGRARYLALYFVAALGGAAGVMLFSEWYTSTMGASGAVYGLMGAMLLLAMKHKGDVRGILTWLGLNVVLSFTWSGISWQGHLGGLLGGLAVAAILLYLPRERRATLQWPLIALVAVAFLALIAWRALQLV, via the coding sequence ATGGACGACGCCCGCGCCTGTTACCGGCACCCCAATCAGCCGACCCGCATCACCTGTCAGCGCTGCGATCGTCCGATCTGCCCCCAGTGCATGGTGCCCGGATCCGTCGGGTTCCAGTGCCCCGACTGCGTGAGCGAGGGCCTCAAGCAGACCCGGCAGCGCAGCCTCCCGTACGGCGGCACCCGGGTCGACAACCCGAAGGCCACCTCGGTTGTCCTCATCGGCATGAGCGTCGCCGTGTTCCTCGCGGTGCTCGCCACGGGCGGCACGTGGGGGACGGTGTTCAACTGGTTCTCGCTGACGCCGCTGGGCCGCTGCGAAGCGGGCGACGCCTGGCTGGATCTGCCGGCGGCGGCATCCTGCGCTGCGAATGGAGGCACCTGGGTGCCGGGAGTGGCCTCGGGCGCCCCGTGGCAGCTCATCACGTCGGCGTTCACGCACTCGCAGTTCCTGCACATCGGCTTCAACATGCTGATCATCTATCTGCTCGGCCCTCAGATCGAGCAGATCCTCGGCCGCGCGCGCTACCTGGCGCTGTACTTCGTCGCGGCCCTCGGCGGGGCGGCGGGCGTCATGCTGTTCTCGGAGTGGTACACCTCGACGATGGGCGCCTCCGGAGCCGTCTACGGACTCATGGGCGCCATGCTGCTGCTGGCCATGAAGCACAAGGGTGACGTGCGCGGCATCCTGACGTGGCTGGGGCTGAACGTCGTGCTGTCCTTCACCTGGTCGGGCATCTCGTGGCAGGGTCACCTCGGCGGTCTCCTGGGTGGGCTCGCCGTCGCGGCCATCCTGCTGTACCTGCCCCGGGAGCGCCGTGCGACCCTCCAGTGGCCACTCATCGCGCTGGTGGCGGTCGCGTTCCTGGCGCTCATCGCGTGGCGGGCCCTGCAGCTCGTCTGA